Proteins encoded by one window of Serratia nevei:
- a CDS encoding MFS transporter: MSSRFATLGRIPRGVWILGGVSLLMDVSSEMIHSLLPLFMATTLGVSVIVIGLIEGLAEATALIVKVFSGVLSDYLGKRKGLALLGYGLGAISKPFFAVASSSGMVMGARLLDRVGKGIRGAPRDALVADVTPPEIRGAAFGLRQSLDTVGAFLGPLLAVGLKEPAAAITDKRTHPITRANLRLLGRGYWWVVGIGAVFTLARFSEAFLVLKAQQGGTPLALIPLVMVAMNLVYACSAYPFGKLSDRMSHKGMLKAGLLVLIAADVVLALSDHWAGVLFGVALWGVHMGMTQGLLAAMVAHTAPAHLRGTAFGMFNLVSGVALLLASLGAGMLWELAGSASTFYAGAIVCVVTLIGMQLAPFGEQQGV; encoded by the coding sequence ATGTCGTCGCGCTTCGCTACGTTGGGCCGCATACCGCGCGGCGTGTGGATCTTGGGTGGGGTGAGCCTGCTGATGGACGTTTCCTCGGAAATGATCCACAGCCTGCTGCCGCTGTTTATGGCGACGACGCTCGGCGTCAGCGTGATCGTCATCGGGCTGATCGAAGGGCTGGCGGAGGCGACGGCATTGATCGTCAAGGTGTTCTCCGGCGTGCTCAGCGATTACCTCGGCAAGCGTAAAGGGCTGGCGCTGCTGGGCTACGGGCTGGGCGCCATCAGCAAACCGTTTTTTGCCGTCGCGTCGTCATCCGGCATGGTGATGGGCGCGCGCCTGTTGGATCGTGTGGGCAAAGGCATCCGCGGCGCGCCGCGCGACGCCCTGGTGGCCGATGTGACGCCGCCGGAAATTCGCGGCGCGGCCTTTGGGCTGCGCCAGTCGCTGGATACCGTCGGCGCCTTTTTAGGGCCACTGCTGGCCGTCGGCCTGAAAGAGCCGGCCGCCGCGATAACCGACAAGCGAACCCACCCGATTACCCGCGCCAATCTGCGGCTGCTGGGGCGTGGCTATTGGTGGGTAGTGGGCATCGGCGCCGTCTTCACGTTGGCGCGCTTCAGCGAGGCGTTTCTGGTGCTGAAGGCGCAGCAGGGCGGCACGCCGCTGGCGTTGATCCCGCTGGTGATGGTCGCCATGAACCTGGTCTACGCCTGCTCGGCCTATCCGTTCGGTAAACTGTCCGACCGCATGAGCCATAAAGGAATGTTAAAAGCCGGTTTGCTGGTGCTGATCGCCGCCGATGTGGTGCTGGCGTTGAGCGATCATTGGGCGGGCGTGCTGTTTGGCGTGGCGCTGTGGGGCGTGCACATGGGCATGACGCAGGGGCTGTTGGCGGCGATGGTGGCGCATACCGCGCCGGCGCACCTGCGCGGCACCGCGTTCGGCATGTTCAACCTGGTCAGCGGCGTAGCGCTGCTGCTGGCGAGTCTCGGGGCCGGCATGCTGTGGGAGCTGGCCGGTTCCGCCTCCACCTTTTACGCCGGCGCGATCGTCTGCGTGGTGACGCTTATCGGCATGCAGCTGGCGCCGTTCGGCGAACAGCAGGGCGTTTAA
- a CDS encoding ABC transporter substrate-binding protein, with translation MIDSKKMIVMAALLSFSAAAAPGVDIVANETPIHTVKNAEAVAKIPAGFKFVEPGTLTVAISLLGSGPPFGLYARDNKTVIGSEADIARLVADGLGLKLKLVPTSWEDWPLGVASGKYDAAVYNITVTNERKTKFDFATYRQDTLGFYVKSDSKITQINTAPDIAGKKIIVDSGTNQEAVLLAWDKENRAKGLAPLQPVYVTDKAASTLAIQSGRADATFGPNVSGAYQARLTGKTRLVGIVPGGWPKTANIAVTLKKGNGLVDAVQASLNGAIANGSYLQVLDRWAESDEKIAHSEINPPGLGD, from the coding sequence ATGATAGATAGCAAAAAGATGATAGTGATGGCGGCGCTGCTGAGCTTTTCCGCCGCGGCCGCGCCAGGGGTGGATATCGTCGCCAACGAAACGCCGATCCATACGGTGAAGAACGCCGAGGCGGTCGCCAAAATCCCCGCCGGTTTCAAGTTCGTGGAGCCCGGCACGCTGACGGTGGCCATTTCCCTGCTGGGCAGCGGCCCGCCGTTCGGCCTGTACGCCCGCGACAACAAAACGGTGATCGGCAGCGAGGCGGACATCGCACGCCTGGTGGCCGACGGTTTGGGGTTGAAACTCAAGCTGGTGCCCACCTCGTGGGAAGACTGGCCGCTGGGAGTGGCCTCTGGCAAATATGACGCCGCGGTTTACAACATCACCGTGACCAACGAGCGCAAGACCAAATTCGATTTCGCCACCTATCGCCAGGATACGCTGGGCTTCTACGTCAAATCCGACAGCAAGATCACCCAGATCAACACCGCGCCGGATATCGCCGGTAAAAAGATCATCGTCGATTCCGGCACCAACCAGGAAGCGGTGCTGCTGGCCTGGGACAAGGAGAACCGCGCCAAGGGGCTGGCGCCGCTGCAGCCGGTGTACGTCACCGACAAGGCCGCCTCCACGCTGGCCATTCAGTCCGGCCGCGCCGACGCCACCTTCGGGCCCAACGTCTCCGGCGCTTACCAGGCGCGGCTGACCGGCAAAACCCGGCTGGTAGGCATCGTGCCCGGCGGCTGGCCGAAAACCGCCAACATCGCCGTCACGCTGAAGAAAGGCAACGGCCTGGTGGACGCGGTGCAGGCATCGCTCAACGGCGCCATCGCTAACGGCAGCTATCTGCAGGTGCTGGATCGCTGGGCGGAGAGCGACGAGAAGATCGCCCATTCCGAGATTAACCCGCCGGGACTGGGAGACTAA